One Pantoea trifolii DNA segment encodes these proteins:
- the alaS gene encoding alanine--tRNA ligase encodes MSKSTAEIRQAFLDFFHSKGHQVVASSSLVPNNDPTLLFTNAGMVQFKDVFLGQDKRDYARATTSQRCVRAGGKHNDLENVGYTARHHTFFEMLGNFSFGDYFKKEAIAYAWELLTGEQWFKLPKERLWVTVYETDDEAFEIWANDIGVPRERIIRIGDNKGSAYASDNFWQMGDTGPCGPCTEIFFDHGDHIWGGPPGSPEEDGDRYIEIWNIVFMQFNRQADGTMDPLPKPSVDTGMGLERIAAVLQHVNSNYEIDLFAKLIKSVAQVTGATDMDNKSLRVIADHIRSCAFLIADGVIPSNENRGYVLRRIIRRAVRHGNMLGAKEAFFYKLVAPLIEVMGAAGEDLKRQQKHVENALKNEEEQFAKTLERGLALLDEELAKLQGDTLDGETVFRLYDTFGFPADLTADVCRERNLKIDEAGFETAMEQQRQRAREASGFGADYNNVIRIDAATDFKGYDHLELNATVEALFVDGQQVEQISAGQDAVVVLDETPFYGESGGQVGDTGVLAGQNAEFSVQDTQKYGKAIGHIGKLSSGQLRVGDRLHAQVDETRRARIRLNHSATHLLHAALRQVLGDHVGQKGSLVNDKYLRFDFSHFEAMKPQEIRQVEDIVNAQIRRNLAVETEIMDLDDAKQKGAMALFGEKYDQRVRVLTMGDFSTELCGGIHALRTGDIGLFRIQSESGTAAGVRRIEAVTGEGALAQVNAQSQQLLDVAQLVKANSSNLNEKVRGLVDHVRALEKELQQLRDQQAAQESASLSSKAVDVKGTKLLVSELSNVEPKMLRTMVDDLKNQLTSAIIVLATVDDGKVSLIAGVTKDLTDRVKAGELIGELASQVGGKGGGRPDMAQAGGTNPQALAGALAGVQEWVSNRL; translated from the coding sequence ATGAGCAAGAGCACTGCTGAGATCCGTCAAGCGTTTCTCGACTTTTTTCATAGCAAGGGACATCAGGTTGTAGCCAGCAGCTCCCTCGTACCGAACAACGACCCGACTTTGCTGTTTACCAATGCCGGGATGGTCCAGTTTAAAGATGTTTTCCTCGGTCAGGATAAGCGCGACTATGCGCGCGCAACGACGTCTCAGCGTTGTGTGCGTGCCGGCGGCAAGCATAACGACCTCGAAAACGTGGGCTACACGGCACGTCATCACACCTTCTTTGAAATGTTGGGCAACTTCAGCTTTGGTGATTACTTCAAGAAAGAAGCGATCGCTTATGCATGGGAACTGCTGACGGGTGAGCAGTGGTTTAAGCTGCCTAAAGAGCGCCTGTGGGTGACCGTCTATGAAACAGACGATGAAGCCTTCGAAATCTGGGCTAACGATATTGGTGTGCCGCGCGAGCGCATTATCCGTATTGGTGACAACAAAGGTAGCGCTTACGCATCAGATAACTTCTGGCAGATGGGCGACACCGGTCCTTGCGGTCCATGCACCGAAATTTTCTTCGATCACGGCGATCATATCTGGGGTGGCCCGCCGGGCAGCCCGGAAGAAGATGGCGATCGTTACATCGAAATCTGGAACATCGTCTTCATGCAGTTCAACCGTCAGGCCGATGGCACCATGGATCCGCTGCCGAAACCGTCAGTGGATACCGGCATGGGTCTGGAGCGTATTGCTGCCGTGCTGCAGCACGTTAACTCCAACTATGAAATCGATCTGTTTGCCAAATTGATCAAGTCTGTTGCACAGGTAACTGGCGCAACCGATATGGATAACAAGTCGCTGCGCGTTATCGCTGACCATATTCGCTCTTGTGCCTTCCTGATCGCCGATGGCGTAATCCCATCGAACGAAAACCGCGGCTATGTATTGCGTCGCATCATTCGTCGCGCGGTGCGTCACGGCAATATGCTGGGCGCGAAAGAGGCATTCTTCTACAAGCTGGTTGCGCCACTGATCGAGGTGATGGGTGCCGCAGGTGAAGACCTGAAGCGTCAGCAGAAGCATGTTGAAAACGCGCTGAAGAACGAAGAAGAGCAGTTTGCTAAAACGCTGGAGCGTGGACTTGCGCTGCTGGATGAAGAACTGGCGAAGCTGCAGGGCGATACGCTTGATGGCGAAACGGTGTTCCGTCTATACGATACCTTTGGTTTCCCGGCGGATTTGACCGCTGACGTGTGCCGTGAGCGCAATCTGAAGATTGATGAGGCTGGTTTTGAAACCGCGATGGAGCAGCAACGTCAGCGTGCGCGTGAAGCCAGTGGTTTTGGTGCCGACTACAACAATGTCATTCGCATCGATGCCGCAACCGACTTCAAAGGCTATGATCATCTGGAACTGAACGCGACAGTCGAAGCGCTGTTCGTCGACGGTCAGCAAGTCGAGCAGATCAGCGCAGGTCAGGACGCGGTGGTCGTGCTTGACGAAACGCCATTCTATGGCGAGTCAGGTGGACAGGTTGGCGATACCGGCGTGTTGGCTGGGCAGAATGCTGAATTTAGCGTTCAGGACACGCAGAAGTATGGTAAAGCGATTGGTCATATCGGTAAGCTGAGCAGCGGTCAGTTACGCGTTGGTGACCGTTTGCATGCCCAGGTTGATGAAACCCGCCGCGCGCGCATCCGCTTGAATCACTCCGCCACGCACTTGCTGCATGCCGCACTGCGTCAGGTATTAGGTGATCACGTAGGACAGAAAGGCTCGCTGGTTAACGATAAGTATCTGCGTTTCGACTTCTCTCATTTTGAAGCCATGAAACCGCAGGAAATCCGTCAGGTTGAGGATATTGTTAACGCGCAGATTCGCCGCAACCTTGCCGTTGAGACCGAAATCATGGATCTCGATGACGCAAAACAGAAGGGCGCAATGGCGCTGTTTGGCGAGAAATACGATCAGCGCGTACGTGTGCTGACCATGGGCGATTTTTCTACTGAGCTGTGTGGTGGTATCCACGCACTGCGTACCGGTGATATTGGCCTGTTCCGCATTCAGTCTGAATCGGGTACTGCTGCAGGTGTACGCCGTATTGAAGCCGTAACCGGCGAAGGTGCTTTGGCACAAGTAAATGCGCAGAGCCAACAGCTACTGGATGTGGCGCAATTGGTGAAAGCCAATAGCAGTAATCTGAATGAGAAGGTGCGCGGCCTGGTTGATCACGTCCGCGCGCTGGAAAAAGAGTTGCAACAACTGCGCGATCAGCAAGCTGCGCAGGAAAGCGCTTCACTGAGCAGTAAGGCTGTTGACGTTAAAGGCACGAAGTTACTGGTCAGTGAACTGAGCAACGTTGAGCCGAAAATGTTGCGTACCATGGTCGACGACCTGAAAAACCAATTAACGTCTGCCATCATCGTGCTGGCAACGGTTGATGATGGCAAAGTTTCACTAATTGCTGGTGTGACCAAAGATCTTACTGACCGCGTAAAAGCTGGCGAGCTGATTGGCGAACTTGCCTCTCAGGTTGGCGGTAAAGGCGGTGGTCGCCCAGATATGGCTCAGGCCGGCGGTACAAATCCGCAGGCGCTGGCTGGCGCGCTAGCTGGCGTGCAGGAATGGGTCAGTAACCGACTGTAA
- a CDS encoding regulatory protein RecX, protein MRILSQRDHSREELKRKLQLSSQRAAYLQQQENTPIPDELLEKVLDWCQESGWLNDERFTERFIQSRARKGYGPQRVRMELQQKGIGRDEINQALFDTEVDWSQCAADLAKRKFGEPLPQTWTEKSKVQRFLMSKGFMMEDIQAVFRNSDD, encoded by the coding sequence ATGCGTATCCTCTCGCAGCGCGATCACAGTCGCGAAGAGCTGAAGCGTAAGTTGCAGCTCTCTTCCCAACGTGCGGCCTATCTGCAGCAGCAGGAAAACACGCCGATTCCCGATGAGTTACTGGAAAAAGTGCTCGACTGGTGTCAGGAGAGCGGTTGGCTCAACGATGAGCGCTTTACCGAACGCTTTATTCAAAGCCGTGCACGTAAGGGATATGGTCCACAGCGTGTGCGTATGGAGTTGCAGCAAAAGGGCATTGGCCGCGATGAGATCAATCAGGCGCTGTTCGATACCGAGGTGGACTGGAGCCAGTGCGCAGCCGACCTTGCCAAACGCAAATTTGGCGAACCCTTACCGCAAACCTGGACCGAGAAAAGCAAGGTTCAGCGTTTTTTGATGTCGAAAGGCTTTATGATGGAAGATATTCAGGCTGTTTTCAGAAATAGTGACGACTGA
- the recA gene encoding recombinase RecA has translation MAIDENKQKALAAALGQIEKQFGKGSIMRLGEDRSMDVETISTGSLSLDIALGAGGLPMGRIVEIYGPESSGKTTLTLQVIASAQRKGKTCAFIDAEHALDPVYAKKLGVDIDNLLCSQPDTGEQALEICDALARSGAVDVIIVDSVAALTPKAEIEGEIGDSHMGLAARMMSQAMRKLAGNLKQSNTLLIFINQIRMKIGVMFGNPETTTGGNALKFYASVRLDIRRIGAIKEGDEVVGSETRVKVVKNKIAAPFKQAEFQIMYGEGINTFGELVDLGVKHKLVEKAGAWYSYNGEKIGQGKANSTNFLKENPAIANEIDKKLRDLLLSGEVAAADTAKISADDREEASETNEDF, from the coding sequence ATGGCGATCGACGAGAACAAACAGAAGGCTTTAGCTGCCGCACTGGGCCAGATTGAGAAGCAATTTGGTAAAGGCTCCATCATGCGCTTGGGTGAAGACCGCTCAATGGATGTCGAAACCATCTCTACCGGCTCACTGTCACTGGATATCGCGCTGGGCGCGGGTGGCTTGCCGATGGGACGTATCGTTGAGATTTACGGACCGGAGTCTTCGGGTAAAACCACGCTAACGCTGCAGGTTATTGCTTCTGCACAGCGCAAAGGCAAAACCTGTGCCTTTATCGATGCCGAGCACGCACTGGATCCGGTATACGCAAAAAAACTGGGCGTGGATATCGATAACCTGCTGTGTTCACAGCCGGATACCGGTGAGCAAGCGCTGGAAATTTGTGATGCACTGGCGCGTTCAGGCGCAGTTGACGTCATCATCGTCGACTCCGTGGCGGCGCTGACGCCGAAAGCGGAAATCGAAGGCGAGATCGGCGATTCACACATGGGTCTGGCCGCCCGTATGATGAGCCAGGCAATGCGTAAGCTGGCGGGTAACCTGAAGCAGTCCAACACGCTGCTGATCTTCATCAACCAGATTCGTATGAAGATTGGTGTGATGTTCGGTAACCCGGAAACCACAACCGGCGGTAACGCTCTGAAATTCTACGCTTCTGTTCGTCTGGATATCCGCCGTATCGGTGCGATTAAAGAGGGCGACGAAGTGGTGGGTAGCGAAACCCGCGTGAAAGTCGTGAAGAACAAAATTGCGGCACCGTTTAAGCAAGCTGAATTCCAAATCATGTATGGCGAAGGTATCAACACCTTCGGCGAGCTGGTGGATCTTGGCGTGAAGCACAAGCTGGTTGAGAAAGCCGGTGCGTGGTACAGCTACAACGGTGAGAAGATTGGTCAGGGTAAAGCTAACTCCACCAACTTCCTTAAAGAGAACCCAGCGATTGCGAATGAGATCGACAAGAAGCTGCGTGACTTGCTGCTAAGTGGTGAGGTCGCCGCCGCAGACACCGCGAAAATCTCCGCTGATGATCGCGAAGAAGCCAGCGAAACTAACGAAGATTTCTAA
- the pncC gene encoding nicotinamide-nucleotide amidase, translating to MNDEQLQQLSRRIGEQLKKRQATVTAAESCTGGWIAKVFTDISGSSAWFERGFVTYSNEAKQQMVGVQDTTLQQHGAVSEQTVREMATGAAKAAAAEYAIAVSGIAGPDGGTPDKPVGTVWFAIVGPEGRVLAQRQIFAGDRDAVRRQSVVWALQTLLDEFLIN from the coding sequence ATGAACGATGAACAGTTACAGCAGCTAAGTCGCCGCATTGGCGAGCAGCTGAAGAAACGTCAGGCAACGGTGACCGCAGCGGAATCCTGCACCGGTGGCTGGATTGCGAAAGTCTTTACCGATATCAGCGGCAGCTCCGCCTGGTTTGAGCGCGGTTTCGTCACTTACAGCAATGAAGCTAAGCAGCAGATGGTGGGCGTACAGGACACAACACTGCAGCAGCATGGCGCCGTAAGTGAACAGACGGTGCGTGAGATGGCGACCGGTGCGGCAAAAGCAGCGGCGGCGGAATACGCCATCGCGGTAAGCGGTATTGCCGGTCCAGATGGTGGCACGCCCGATAAACCGGTGGGCACCGTGTGGTTTGCGATTGTGGGACCAGAGGGGCGCGTATTAGCGCAGCGCCAGATCTTTGCTGGCGACCGTGATGCGGTGCGCCGTCAATCAGTGGTCTGGGCGCTGCAAACGCTGCTTGATGAATTTCTGATAAATTAA
- the tam gene encoding trans-aconitate 2-methyltransferase, which produces MQDWNPQLYRQFESERTRPARELLERIPLDDVRFATDLGCGPGNSTELLAQAWPKAQITGIDSSAAMLEQARERLPTCHFQQADIRRWQAEQPQQVIYANASLQWLTEHHTLLPHLVDQLAIGGALAIQMPDNLEEPSHRLMREVAANEKWQALISPQAADRKRLLTTDHYYDLLTDAGCKVDIWRTTYYHPMADAQGIITWLRATGLRPFLAGLDETQQAAFLHDYHQALIPAYPARSNGQVLLAFPRLFMVAVKTG; this is translated from the coding sequence ATGCAAGACTGGAATCCACAGCTGTATCGCCAATTCGAATCAGAGCGAACCCGCCCGGCGCGTGAGCTATTGGAGCGCATTCCGCTCGATGATGTGCGCTTTGCCACTGATCTTGGTTGCGGACCCGGCAACAGTACCGAGCTACTGGCGCAAGCCTGGCCGAAGGCGCAGATAACCGGAATTGACAGCTCTGCCGCAATGTTAGAGCAGGCGCGTGAACGTCTGCCCACCTGCCATTTTCAGCAGGCTGATATTCGCCGCTGGCAGGCCGAACAGCCGCAGCAGGTTATCTATGCCAATGCCTCGCTGCAGTGGTTGACCGAGCATCACACATTGCTGCCGCATCTGGTTGATCAATTGGCCATCGGTGGCGCGTTAGCGATTCAGATGCCCGATAATCTTGAAGAACCGTCGCACCGCTTGATGCGTGAAGTGGCGGCGAATGAAAAGTGGCAGGCGTTGATTTCACCTCAGGCGGCGGATCGCAAACGTCTGCTGACTACCGATCATTATTACGACTTGTTGACCGATGCGGGTTGCAAGGTTGATATCTGGCGCACCACTTATTATCACCCGATGGCAGATGCGCAGGGCATCATTACCTGGTTGCGTGCCACCGGGCTGCGTCCTTTCCTTGCTGGGCTTGATGAAACCCAGCAGGCAGCATTTCTCCATGACTATCATCAGGCACTTATTCCGGCTTACCCCGCACGCAGCAACGGCCAGGTTTTGTTAGCCTTCCCGCGCCTGTTTATGGTTGCAGTGAAAACAGGCTGA
- a CDS encoding dihydrodipicolinate synthase family protein has product MSAQPAFSGVWCPSVTPFDSNNNLDIDALSRHFSRLNQSGIDTLLLMGSIGEFASLSQQERLLLIREARQLSPLSMVANVSSTCIADMLQLADAAWQNGFDAVMVLPPYYYGQTHKQLLSYFKALGTQLGGKWFAYNFPARTGCDLTPALVAELASELPNFIGIKDTMDCLSHNRAMIEETKKVRSDFTVLSGYDEYLLPNLLAGGSGVISGLNNIVPELFARAMQAWRAGDLAQLSEIQQRIGKLMAIYTIGDDFVTTIKTAVARRFDSMRSYSRNYGGELTAEQCEEVDRLLN; this is encoded by the coding sequence ATGTCTGCACAACCCGCATTTTCCGGCGTATGGTGTCCGTCAGTAACGCCCTTCGACAGCAACAATAATCTGGATATTGATGCGCTTAGCCGCCATTTTTCGCGCCTGAATCAATCAGGCATTGATACCTTGCTGTTGATGGGCAGCATTGGCGAGTTTGCCTCGCTCTCTCAGCAGGAGCGCCTGTTGCTGATCCGCGAGGCGCGCCAACTCTCGCCACTGAGCATGGTGGCAAACGTCTCCAGCACCTGTATTGCGGATATGCTGCAGCTGGCGGATGCGGCCTGGCAGAACGGATTTGATGCTGTGATGGTGCTGCCTCCTTACTATTACGGGCAGACACACAAACAGCTGCTGAGCTATTTCAAAGCGCTGGGCACACAGCTGGGCGGCAAATGGTTCGCCTACAATTTCCCCGCGCGCACCGGCTGCGATTTAACGCCTGCGCTGGTCGCAGAACTGGCGTCGGAGTTACCCAACTTTATTGGCATCAAAGACACCATGGATTGTTTGTCGCACAACCGCGCAATGATTGAAGAAACGAAGAAAGTGCGTAGCGATTTCACCGTACTTTCCGGCTATGACGAATATCTGCTACCCAATCTGCTGGCTGGCGGTTCAGGTGTGATTTCCGGCTTGAACAATATTGTACCGGAGCTGTTTGCCCGTGCGATGCAGGCCTGGCGGGCGGGCGATTTAGCGCAGCTCAGTGAGATTCAGCAACGCATTGGTAAACTGATGGCGATTTACACCATTGGCGATGATTTTGTTACCACCATAAAAACGGCCGTTGCACGCCGATTTGATTCAATGCGCAGCTACTCGCGCAATTATGGTGGCGAGCTAACAGCGGAACAGTGCGAGGAGGTGGATCGGTTGCTGAATTGA